The following proteins are encoded in a genomic region of Deltaproteobacteria bacterium:
- the rplL gene encoding 50S ribosomal protein L7/L12, which yields MAANISKEDVIEFISNMTVLELSELVKEMEEKFGVSAAAPMAFAAAPVGEAKEEAAEQTEFDVVLTAVGDKKIQVIKVVRAITGLGLKEAKAVVDGVPGAVKEGVPKEEAESIKGQLEEAGASVEIK from the coding sequence ATGGCAGCAAATATCAGTAAAGAAGATGTGATTGAATTCATATCCAATATGACGGTGCTCGAGCTTTCCGAGCTCGTGAAGGAAATGGAAGAGAAATTCGGTGTGAGCGCCGCAGCGCCTATGGCGTTTGCCGCTGCTCCGGTCGGAGAGGCCAAGGAAGAAGCCGCCGAGCAAACAGAGTTTGACGTGGTACTGACCGCTGTCGGCGACAAGAAGATCCAGGTTATCAAGGTGGTTCGTGCCATCACCGGACTGGGACTAAAGGAAGCCAAAGCGGTCGTTGACGGCGTGCCGGGAGCAGTGAAAGAAGGGGTTCCCAAGGAAGAGGCGGAGAGCATCAAGGGACAACTTGAAGAGGCCGGCGCTTCGGTGGAGATCAAATAA